The Longimicrobium sp. genomic sequence CGCCACGTCGCGCAGGCCGACGACGTCGTTCAGCAGCGCGCGGCGCGCCACCTCCAGGCTGTGCGCCGCGTCGGCGTGCGGCGCGCCCACGTTGTCGGGCCGCGCGAGCAGGATCCCCGTCTCCTCGAACGCCTCGCGGATTGCGGCGAGGACGTAGCCCAGCGCCTCCGCCGGGTCGCCGATCCCCAGCCGCCGCGCCCACTCCTCCGGCGACGGGCCGTCCATCCGGTCGGCCGCCTCGCCGCTGCGGTCGCGCGCGTCCACCACGCCGCCGGGAAAGACCCACGCGTCGGCCGCGAAGCCGCTGCGGCGGTGCCGGCGCAGGAGCAGCGCCTCGATCCCCTCCGCGCCGTCGCGCAGCAGCACCACCGTGGCCGCCGGGCGCGGCGGCGCGGGGACGAGCGACGCGTCCTCCACCTTCTCCGCGAACCCCGGCGGCAGCGCGTCGGCGGGGATGACGAAGGTG encodes the following:
- a CDS encoding NUDIX domain-containing protein; amino-acid sequence: MTDPRPRSAAGAARRATDDPNTFVIPADALPPGFAEKVEDASLVPAPPRPAATVVLLRDGAEGIEALLLRRHRRSGFAADAWVFPGGVVDARDRSGEAADRMDGPSPEEWARRLGIGDPAEALGYVLAAIREAFEETGILLARPDNVGAPHADAAHSLEVARRALLNDVVGLRDVAVGNGLRLSGDALVYIAHWITPLPEPRRYDTRFFAARAPEAAVCDVHDAEMTDALWLRPADAAARFRAGEMKLLPPTVHTLARLAEFASWDELRAALADAPVPSIIPRMESRPDGVAIVVPG